From Gemmatimonadaceae bacterium, the proteins below share one genomic window:
- a CDS encoding aminotransferase class III-fold pyridoxal phosphate-dependent enzyme, with amino-acid sequence MSARTIARVRAVVAELAGFDPADVPVAASFVELGMDSLQLTQLAARVEREFGTRIPFRDLLGPARTVASLAERLPSEVAEVSSGGTTGHLSPVDTSLVATLLSQLDVMRSQLDGFADAASRAESPTTSPASRSESLPSRDAQSTAPRATPPPASSDGTLTAHQEASIARFSRAWNQRTARSKAVIDRQRDVHADPRTAAGWSEEWKDLVYPLVVERSEGAYLWDVDGNRYIDLLNGFGPTFLGHSAPLVVEALRDQLTRGYELGPQTPLAGEAARMICEMTGLDRAAFTCTGSEAVQSALRIARTVTGRTRVAIFAGDYHGNFDEVLVRRGPGRHAMRSVPAVAGVPQRAVDDIVVLEFGAPESLDWLRANVASLAAVMAEPIQTRNPHLRPREFIQEIRRLTREADTVLIFDEVVTGFRLHAGGAQAYYGVEADLVTYGKVVGGGLPIGVIAGRRPFIDVLDGGPWHFGDESGPEQGLSFFAGTFIRHPLAIAAAHATLSYLRDAGPALQEGLNSRAAGLVDRLNAIADAAQAPVHVYHCGSVLFFRCTGSSERLNSFLWYLLRDEGVFLLEGYPSYLSLAHSDDDLAAIAAAFERAISRMYASDFWPRPAARPAAGVTERFAEPPVPGARLGQLPNGNAAWFVEDSARPGHFVPWGDLA; translated from the coding sequence ATGAGCGCACGTACGATTGCGCGCGTGCGGGCGGTCGTCGCGGAGCTCGCGGGATTCGATCCGGCTGACGTGCCGGTTGCCGCATCCTTCGTCGAGCTCGGCATGGACTCGCTGCAGCTGACACAGCTTGCGGCGCGCGTGGAGCGCGAGTTCGGGACGCGGATTCCGTTTCGCGATCTGCTCGGCCCGGCGCGCACGGTGGCGTCGTTGGCGGAGCGACTGCCGAGCGAGGTGGCCGAGGTGTCGTCCGGCGGGACAACCGGGCACCTCAGTCCCGTGGACACCAGTCTCGTGGCGACGCTGCTCAGCCAGTTGGATGTGATGCGGAGCCAGCTGGATGGTTTCGCGGACGCGGCGTCCCGGGCGGAGAGCCCAACGACTTCCCCAGCCTCGCGCAGTGAGTCGCTGCCCTCGCGCGACGCGCAGTCGACCGCGCCGCGGGCGACGCCACCGCCGGCATCATCCGACGGGACGCTGACGGCGCACCAGGAAGCATCCATCGCGCGTTTCTCGCGCGCCTGGAACCAGCGGACCGCGCGCTCGAAGGCAGTGATCGATCGCCAGCGGGATGTCCACGCCGATCCACGCACGGCGGCGGGATGGTCCGAGGAGTGGAAGGATCTCGTGTATCCGCTCGTCGTGGAACGCTCGGAAGGGGCCTACCTTTGGGACGTGGACGGCAATCGGTACATCGATCTCCTGAACGGGTTTGGCCCGACGTTCCTCGGCCACAGCGCACCACTCGTGGTGGAGGCGCTGCGCGACCAGCTGACCCGTGGATATGAGCTCGGTCCGCAGACGCCGCTCGCCGGCGAGGCGGCCCGTATGATCTGCGAGATGACCGGCCTCGACCGTGCGGCGTTCACCTGCACGGGATCCGAGGCCGTGCAGTCGGCGCTGCGCATCGCCCGCACCGTGACCGGCCGCACGCGCGTGGCCATCTTTGCGGGCGACTACCACGGGAACTTCGACGAAGTGCTGGTGCGGCGCGGGCCGGGTCGGCATGCGATGCGCAGCGTGCCGGCCGTTGCCGGCGTGCCCCAGCGAGCAGTCGATGACATCGTCGTGCTCGAGTTCGGTGCGCCCGAGTCGCTGGACTGGCTCCGTGCGAACGTCGCATCGCTTGCCGCCGTGATGGCGGAGCCGATCCAGACGCGGAATCCCCATCTCCGGCCGCGCGAGTTCATTCAGGAGATTCGTCGCCTCACGCGCGAGGCGGACACCGTGCTCATCTTCGACGAGGTGGTTACGGGGTTCCGACTGCACGCCGGCGGGGCGCAGGCGTACTACGGCGTTGAAGCCGATCTCGTGACCTACGGCAAGGTCGTCGGGGGCGGTCTTCCCATCGGCGTCATCGCGGGCCGTCGGCCGTTCATCGATGTACTGGATGGCGGGCCTTGGCACTTCGGCGACGAGTCGGGACCAGAGCAAGGTCTTTCGTTCTTCGCCGGGACCTTCATTCGACATCCGCTTGCGATCGCCGCGGCACACGCGACGCTCTCGTATTTGCGAGATGCGGGCCCGGCGCTGCAGGAGGGGCTCAACTCGCGCGCGGCTGGCCTGGTGGACCGGCTCAATGCAATCGCTGACGCCGCACAGGCACCGGTGCACGTCTACCACTGCGGGTCGGTGCTCTTCTTCCGCTGCACCGGGTCGAGCGAGCGCCTGAACTCCTTCCTGTGGTACCTGCTGCGCGACGAAGGGGTGTTCCTGCTCGAGGGCTATCCCTCCTACCTCAGCCTCGCCCACTCGGACGACGACCTCGCGGCGATCGCCGCCGCGTTCGAGCGCGCGATTTCCCGGATGTACGCATCCGACTTCTGGCCGAGGCCCGCCGCCCGCCCGGCTGCCGGTGTCACGGAGCGTTTCGCCGAGCCTCCGGTTCCAGGGGCTCGGCTCGGACAGTTGCCGAACGGAAACGCGGCGTGGTTTGTCGAGGATTCGGCGCGGCCTGGTCACTTCGTGCCGTGGGGCGATCTCGCATGA